The Akkermansiaceae bacterium genome segment TGATCTCGATGTCGCCTCCCGGTACGAATCCGACATAGGAGTTCTCGTTGAAATACAGGCACCGTGGATTCTTCGGGCGTATGAGGGCGTTCTGCTGGCTGGTCTGGGAATAAACCAGCACCTGGGACTCCACCGGCACGTCCAGCATCTCCAGCACGCCCGCCAGTTTCTGGAGGTCCGTCTCCCCCTTGAGCGTCGTTTTCCCGGAGGCGAGGTCGGCCGCGAGCCGGGCAATGCGGTCCGTCGCCTGCGTGTCGGAATACCGGATGGGCTCCATCTCCCAGTAATCCACTGCTCCCGCCGTTCCGCAGAAGGCGCTCAGGATCATGACGGGAAACCGCTTCAACACCCCGAAACTGAATCTCCGGAGGCACGCCCGCAAACCGAAATCCGTACCACTTTCATACCACTCGACAACCCGGGCCGTTCCATCTTTCCATATCCCCGCAACAGTTGCATACAAATCCATGTCCGAATTTCTCGTCATCCCACGCGCCGACCATGATTCGCTCGTCATCGCCGCCTACCAATCCCGCGGCTACTCCGCGGATGAAGCCGCCGAGGGCGCGAAGCTGGCCGCTGAAGCAGCCCGTCACGGCATCCGCACCCACCACGCGCTGAAGGCGCTGCACTTGGACCACCTTTTCGGCTCGGAGATCGGAGGCTGCGTTCCCGGCGCGGAGATCGAGGTGCTGCCGTCCCGTTTCCCCGCCTCCGAGCGTTGGAACGCGAACAAGAAACTGGGCCAATCCGTGGCCTACCGGGCCATCGACCGCGCCATCGAACTGGCGGACCAATACGGCGTCGGCCAGATCGCCGTGGACAACACCTTCCATTACCTCTGGGGCGGCGGCTACGTGATGGAGGCTGCGGAGCGCGGCTACTACGCCTACACGAACTGCACCTCCACCCTCGCAGAGGTGGTTCCTTTCGGCGGAAAATTCCCGACGCTGGGCACGAACCCGCACTCCTGGGGCATCCCGAGCACGGAGGCGAACGGCTTCCCCATCGTGATGGACTGGGCGACCTCCACCGTGGCCATGGGCCGCGTGCAGGCGCTGAAGCGCGAAGGCAAGCAACTGCCTCCGGGTGCCGCCGTGGACAAGGACGGCCAGCCGACCAACGACCCGCACCAGGTGGCGGCGCTGCTGCCTTTCGGCGGCCACAAGGGCTACGGCATGTCCCTGCTCAACGAAATTTTCGGCGGACTCATCGGCGGATCACTTCCGACCATCCGTGGCCGTGAGACAACTATCCCCGGTGAGAAAACCACCACCGTCTTCTACTTCCAGGTCATTCATCCGGACGCCCTTTCCGGCGGCAATTTCGCCCAAGGCCGCACCCAGCAGGGCAACCTCAAGGCGGTGCTGGACGACGTCCTGGGCCACGGCAATGAAAACGCCATGCTCCCCGGCCAGATCGAGGCCGGCTTCCGCAAGCGTTCCGACGAAGCGGGCGGCATCCTGTTCACGGACGCCGAAGTGGCGGAGTTCAACGAACTGGCGGCGAGCCTCGGCTTGGCGACCTGGGATGTGTCCGCGCTGAAGCGCGCCTGAAAATCAACCGCGAGCCGTTACCGCATCACTCCAGATCAAGGGCGATGCGGGCGGCTTCGCGGATCTCCTCCACCTCCCCATCCGTATAGGCCTTTTTCCCGTCAAAGGCCCAAACGGTGCCGGGCCATGCGGGATCCCCGCTGGTCCGCCCGACGATGTGGATGTGCATCTGGCGGACGATGTTGCCGATGCAGGCGACGTTGAGTTTTTCAGGAGAGAAGTGGGATTCCACGAACTCCGAGACGTGGCGCACGACCTCCAGGACCTCGGTGTAGCGCTGCGGCGGGAGCTGATGCAGGTCCTCCACCCCCTCCACCTCCGGGACCAGAATGAGCCACGGAAAATGGGCGTTGTTCTTCAGCAACAGCCGGCACCCGGCGGTCCGGCCCAGCGCGAAGCCGCCATTTTCCAGCTTGGGATCGAGCGTGAATGCCATGCATGAGGAAGGCATCATCGGCGGCCCTTGTCACCCCCGGATTCCCGGTTTAGCCTCGCGGG includes the following:
- a CDS encoding HIT family protein gives rise to the protein MAFTLDPKLENGGFALGRTAGCRLLLKNNAHFPWLILVPEVEGVEDLHQLPPQRYTEVLEVVRHVSEFVESHFSPEKLNVACIGNIVRQMHIHIVGRTSGDPAWPGTVWAFDGKKAYTDGEVEEIREAARIALDLE
- a CDS encoding Ldh family oxidoreductase — its product is MSEFLVIPRADHDSLVIAAYQSRGYSADEAAEGAKLAAEAARHGIRTHHALKALHLDHLFGSEIGGCVPGAEIEVLPSRFPASERWNANKKLGQSVAYRAIDRAIELADQYGVGQIAVDNTFHYLWGGGYVMEAAERGYYAYTNCTSTLAEVVPFGGKFPTLGTNPHSWGIPSTEANGFPIVMDWATSTVAMGRVQALKREGKQLPPGAAVDKDGQPTNDPHQVAALLPFGGHKGYGMSLLNEIFGGLIGGSLPTIRGRETTIPGEKTTTVFYFQVIHPDALSGGNFAQGRTQQGNLKAVLDDVLGHGNENAMLPGQIEAGFRKRSDEAGGILFTDAEVAEFNELAASLGLATWDVSALKRA